From Bordetella flabilis, the proteins below share one genomic window:
- the rfbH gene encoding lipopolysaccharide biosynthesis protein RfbH produces the protein MNATITFNPQLDKLRGQIQKLVHQYAELAHAPAPFVPGTSPVPVSGKVIGGKELELMVEASLDGWLTTGRFNALFEQRLAQFLGVEHLITVNSGSSANLVAFSTLTSARLGERAIKPGDEVIGVAAGFPTTVNPILQFGAVPVFVDVDLATHNIDANKIEAAIGPRTKAIMLAHSLGNPFNLDVVTALCRKYGLWLVEDCCDALGSTYRGKKVGTFGDIGTLSFYPAHHITMGEGGAVFTNDPELKRIAESFRDWGRDCYCPPGKDNTCGRRFQWKMGDLPQGYDHKYTYSHLGYNLKITDMQAACALAQLDRLDDFIAARKANFDYLKERLRSCEEFLQLPEATLHSEPSWFGFPIVLKESAEVERVDLLDYLNQRNIGTRLLFAGNLTRQPYMIGRNYRISGELTNTDIVMNQTFWLGVFPGLQEAHLEYMVQKVQEFFGVGF, from the coding sequence ATGAACGCGACCATTACCTTCAACCCGCAACTCGACAAGCTTCGTGGCCAGATCCAGAAGCTGGTACACCAATACGCAGAGCTTGCGCATGCGCCGGCCCCCTTTGTACCAGGCACGTCTCCAGTCCCGGTATCCGGCAAGGTGATTGGTGGCAAGGAGCTGGAGCTGATGGTCGAAGCCTCCCTGGATGGCTGGCTGACCACGGGCCGCTTCAATGCCTTGTTCGAACAGCGCCTGGCGCAGTTCCTGGGCGTCGAGCACCTGATCACCGTCAATTCGGGCTCTTCCGCCAATTTGGTGGCGTTCTCCACATTGACCTCGGCGCGGCTGGGGGAACGAGCGATCAAGCCCGGTGACGAGGTCATCGGTGTGGCCGCCGGCTTTCCGACCACGGTCAACCCTATTCTGCAATTCGGCGCCGTACCCGTATTTGTGGACGTAGACCTCGCCACGCACAATATCGATGCGAACAAGATAGAGGCAGCCATCGGTCCACGGACCAAGGCCATCATGCTGGCCCACTCACTGGGCAACCCGTTCAATCTTGATGTCGTCACGGCGCTGTGCAGGAAATACGGGCTGTGGCTGGTGGAGGATTGCTGCGACGCGCTCGGGTCGACCTACCGGGGGAAAAAGGTCGGCACCTTCGGTGACATCGGCACCCTCAGCTTTTATCCGGCACACCATATAACGATGGGGGAAGGAGGCGCGGTATTCACCAACGATCCGGAACTCAAGCGGATTGCGGAGTCCTTCCGGGACTGGGGACGCGACTGCTACTGTCCCCCGGGCAAGGACAATACCTGCGGCAGGCGCTTCCAATGGAAAATGGGAGATCTGCCCCAGGGCTACGATCATAAGTACACCTACAGCCATCTCGGGTACAACCTCAAGATCACCGACATGCAGGCCGCTTGCGCGCTGGCGCAGCTGGATCGCCTGGACGACTTCATCGCTGCCCGCAAGGCGAATTTCGATTATCTGAAGGAACGTCTGCGGTCTTGTGAAGAATTCCTGCAGTTGCCCGAAGCTACCCTACATTCCGAACCGTCGTGGTTCGGCTTTCCGATAGTCCTCAAGGAATCCGCGGAGGTCGAGCGTGTCGATCTCCTGGACTATCTCAATCAGCGCAACATCGGCACCAGATTGCTCTTTGCGGGCAATCTGACGCGCCAGCCTTATATGATCGGCAGGAACTACCGGATTAGCGGGGAGCTGACAAATACCGATATCGTAATGAACCAGACCTTTTGGCTCGGTGTCTTCCCGGGCTTGCAGGAAGCACACCTGGAATACATGGTGCAGAAGGTGCAGGAATTCTTCGGCGTGGGATTCTGA
- a CDS encoding NAD-dependent epimerase/dehydratase family protein yields MPRPFPHAILTEDVAAVLSRDLPWHKLSGLRIAVTGAGGFLGGYLVRCLLALEAAGKVDQPVRVLCLVRNVDRAQGRMPDIARHRHLEWMQWDLNRIATPDLGPCHYVLHAASQASPRFYGSDPVGTLMPNTVGTAGLLQALQNCTDPRGLLYVSSSEVYGNVHDTQALTEDRYGTLDPATVRACYAESKRLGETLCVAWHRQHGLPTFIVRPFHTYGPGLQPDDGRVFSDFAFNVIQGKNIVMSSDGSAQRAFCYASDAVAGFFTVLLKGSPATPYNVANPQGQLTVKELAHLLVGLYPEKKLEVEYLHQPKDNGTSSYLASTFSRLIPDVGRLAALGWRADIGPAEGFRRMIEVYNA; encoded by the coding sequence ATGCCTCGTCCTTTCCCCCACGCCATCCTTACCGAGGATGTGGCCGCGGTGCTATCCCGCGACTTGCCCTGGCACAAACTCAGCGGGCTGAGAATCGCAGTTACGGGCGCGGGCGGCTTTCTTGGCGGCTACCTGGTACGTTGTCTGCTAGCGCTGGAAGCAGCCGGCAAAGTGGACCAACCTGTACGGGTCCTGTGCCTGGTGCGTAATGTCGATCGTGCCCAGGGCCGCATGCCGGACATCGCAAGGCACCGGCATCTCGAGTGGATGCAGTGGGACCTGAATCGGATCGCCACACCGGATCTAGGGCCTTGCCACTATGTCCTTCATGCCGCCAGCCAAGCCAGTCCTCGATTCTACGGCAGCGATCCGGTCGGCACGCTGATGCCCAATACCGTCGGCACAGCGGGCTTGCTACAGGCATTGCAGAACTGCACTGATCCACGCGGCCTGCTCTATGTGAGCAGCAGCGAGGTATACGGAAACGTGCACGACACGCAGGCATTGACCGAAGACCGGTACGGCACACTCGATCCTGCCACGGTGCGCGCTTGCTACGCCGAAAGCAAGCGTCTGGGCGAGACACTGTGCGTCGCCTGGCATCGCCAGCATGGGCTTCCTACTTTCATCGTCCGCCCGTTCCATACCTACGGGCCGGGCCTGCAGCCCGATGACGGGCGCGTCTTCTCAGACTTTGCCTTCAACGTAATCCAGGGCAAGAACATCGTCATGAGTAGCGACGGCAGCGCACAACGTGCTTTCTGCTATGCCTCCGATGCCGTCGCCGGATTCTTCACCGTGCTGCTGAAGGGATCACCGGCTACGCCTTACAACGTCGCCAATCCCCAGGGCCAACTTACGGTGAAAGAACTGGCCCATCTACTGGTGGGGCTCTATCCGGAAAAGAAGCTTGAAGTCGAGTACCTGCACCAACCGAAGGACAACGGAACCAGCAGTTATCTAGCCAGCACATTCAGCCGGCTGATCCCCGACGTCGGACGCCTGGCCGCGTTGGGCTGGCGGGCCGATATTGGTCCCGCCGAAGGCTTTCGACGGATGATCGAGGTTTACAACGCATGA